The following is a genomic window from Streptomyces chrestomyceticus JCM 4735.
CGACACCGGCGCCCGGCTGTACGGCGACGCCCCGGCGGCCGTCATGACGGCGGCTCTGGAATGCGGCTACGCCCTGCCGTTGCGCGCCCTGGCCGCCCTGCCGGTGCCCGGAGCCCTGCGCGAGCGCCTGACCGCGGACTACCTCGACGGCTGGACCGCCGCCTGCGACGGGCAGGTCGGCGACCTCCTCGGCACACCGACCGGGACGAGCCCCGAGGAGGTGCTGACGGTCTACCGGCACAAGAGCGGCGCGGTCTACGCCATGGCCGCCACGATGGCGGCCCGCCTCGCACTAGGCGCGGACGGCGCAGACGACCCGCGGGTTGCCGCCTGGGGTGAGTTCGGACAGGCCGTCGGGATACTCGCGCAGTTCCGCAACGACGAGGACGACCTGCGCTCCGGCCAGAGCGAGGACCTCGGCAACCGCACCGCCACCTACCTCCTGGTCCAGTTGCTGCACGCGGCCACCGGCACGGACCGGGAGCAGGCGCTGGAACTCCTCGGCCGGGCCGCCGACTCGCCCGCCGACCGCCGCCGGCTGGCCGCCATGATGTTCGCCCCGGACGTCCTCGCCCCGTACCGGCGCCTCCTCGCGGACGTCCACCACCGCGCCCACGCCCTGCTGGACACCCTCGCCCCCGACTCGCCCTTCACCGCGTCCCTGCACCGGCGCGTGGACGACGAGGTACGGACCACCGCGAACGCCTGTGCGCCGGCGGGCCCGCACGGTACGCACTGCACCCTGCCGCCGGGCCCGGCGGTGCCGCCCGGCCGCACCCCTGCGCGGTCCGGTCAGAAGGTGTAGGCGGGGTTCACCTTCATACAGGCCTTCTTGTCCTCGCCGTTGAGGGCGTCGGCACTGTCCGGCGCCTTTTCGGCCTCCTTCTTGTCCTCCGACGGCTTGGGGAACGCCGTCCCCCTGCGCCAGTCGTTGCCGATCACCAGCCGCATGGTGGTGGCCGAACGCGACTCCTTGACCGAGTCCTTGGGCAGGCCGAGGGCCTTCGCGAGGGCGAGGGCGTCGCCGCGTCCCTCCTTGGCCGGGTAGGTGATCGTGGTGTCGGCCTGGGTGATGAGGCGGGAGTCCGTGGTGGCGCTCGTGTAGCCGAGGGTTCCCAGGTGGCCGGCGATCACGTTCGCACGGCCGGAGACCGGGCCGGTCACCGTGCTGTTGGTGCCGTTCTGGACGACGACGTCCAGCTTGTCCTTGGCCGTCGTCGGCTGCGGATCGGGCGTGGGCTTCTTCTTCTTGTCCTTGCCGTCCAGCGCGGTGTCGTTGCGCAGGAGGGAGAAGGTCTGCTCGGCGTCGCCGGGCTTGGGTACGACGTACTCGCCGCCCGCCGCGTACTGCCACGGCATGGTGACCATCGTGATCCGCTCGGTCGGCACCCGCTGGAGGTCGCCGCCCAGGTCGTACAGCTTCTTGACGCTGCCCAGGCCCTCGTCCACGGTCAGCGCCTTGGTGGCGGCCTCGGCCAGGTCGCGCAGCTTCAGCGGGTCGGTGAGCTTGGTGCCCGCCTTCAGCTCGCGGACCATCGAATTCATGTACATGTGCTGGGCCTTGGCCCGGCCGATGTCGGTGTTGTCCTCGAAGCCGTACCGGGTGCGCAGCCACTGGAGGGCCTGGACGCCCTTGACCGAGTGGGTGCCCGCGGTGAGCTTCAGACCGCTGCCGTGGCCCTTCTTGTCGTGCGAGTAGACATTCTTGTCCACACACACGGGTACGCCGCCGATCGCGTCCGCCATGTCCACCACGCCGGCGAAGTCGACCATCATGAAGTGGTCGATGTAGATGCCGGTCAGCTCCTTCCAGGTGGCGACGGTGCAGCCGGGACCGCCGTGCTGGAGCGAGGTGTTGATGGCCGCGGTGGTCTGCGGGTAGAC
Proteins encoded in this region:
- a CDS encoding polyprenyl synthetase family protein, translating into MHGAVEGTLEPAVPVAGTHTLWWRAANTFDDVSDGDTGARLYGDAPAAVMTAALECGYALPLRALAALPVPGALRERLTADYLDGWTAACDGQVGDLLGTPTGTSPEEVLTVYRHKSGAVYAMAATMAARLALGADGADDPRVAAWGEFGQAVGILAQFRNDEDDLRSGQSEDLGNRTATYLLVQLLHAATGTDREQALELLGRAADSPADRRRLAAMMFAPDVLAPYRRLLADVHHRAHALLDTLAPDSPFTASLHRRVDDEVRTTANACAPAGPHGTHCTLPPGPAVPPGRTPARSGQKV
- a CDS encoding LCP family protein encodes the protein MRHSSARGDGPQRRRPDAEDLGWDDSLYGNGSGNGNGSGRNGSPESGAPGPADQGGTPPPDAPAASAAPAAPGGTGTPSAGGGAPVPPVITGGVTGPPVITGGVAGPATGAAGQTPAAAVTGTPSAGTAATGTPTATALKDAADPGPSPADGSEPEAKGTRRARRPRSRTRRVLRWSAITLAVLIVGTAGAGYWYYEHLNSNLRKDALDLGSGGLEKPEPNAFGQTPLNILLLGSDGRNSEKNIELGGARQDADRKPLADVQMLLHVSADRSNMSVISIPRDTRVPIPECKDPDDGKVYPQTTAAINTSLQHGGPGCTVATWKELTGIYIDHFMMVDFAGVVDMADAIGGVPVCVDKNVYSHDKKGHGSGLKLTAGTHSVKGVQALQWLRTRYGFEDNTDIGRAKAQHMYMNSMVRELKAGTKLTDPLKLRDLAEAATKALTVDEGLGSVKKLYDLGGDLQRVPTERITMVTMPWQYAAGGEYVVPKPGDAEQTFSLLRNDTALDGKDKKKKPTPDPQPTTAKDKLDVVVQNGTNSTVTGPVSGRANVIAGHLGTLGYTSATTDSRLITQADTTITYPAKEGRGDALALAKALGLPKDSVKESRSATTMRLVIGNDWRRGTAFPKPSEDKKEAEKAPDSADALNGEDKKACMKVNPAYTF